The following proteins are co-located in the Palaemon carinicauda isolate YSFRI2023 chromosome 3, ASM3689809v2, whole genome shotgun sequence genome:
- the LOC137632579 gene encoding uncharacterized protein translates to MKYQIEIEDMVRRRVARKLTNKEIQEYNGPIHYIHHHEVLKPESSSTPVRIVFNSSASYMGQRLKDFWAKGPDILNSLLGVLCRFRQDNIAIVGDIAKMYHTVKLSTLDEHTHRFVWRDLDDSRPPDQYVLTTVTFGDRPSGTIAMVALSHTVEQFKISTRRKILSQIASLYDPLGLVIPVLLKAKILMRSMISKRNSNGGGIKWDDPLDNSMMNEWKAFFKELYGLESLTFRRPLKPSNAFGKPNLVIFSDGSTQAYGACAYVRWQISDNKFESTLIMVKLCGALIAARMRELIVKEFSWEFESVYHIVDSTIVRSQIQKESHGFNTFVAVRIAEIQIKTDSREWWWVDSIQNVADMTSKPCSPEKIGENSAWQNGPKFLTLPISKWPIKQNCEIELTDRVGVVMAVAKVSQNHVIHMVDVNRFSDYYKLLRVTCRVMNVFKCRSFKGMQRTNSSRNY, encoded by the exons ATGAAATATCAGATAGAGATTGAAGATATGGTTAGAAGGAGAGTAGCTAGGAAATTAACTAATAAGGAGATTCAAGAGTACAACGGCCCAATTCACTATATTCATCATCATGAGGTGTTGAAGCCAGAATCTAGTTCAACCCCAGTGCGCATTGTCTTCAATTCTTCAGCATCTTATATGGGACAGAGGTTAAAGGATTTTTGGGCTAAAGGGCCTGATATTTTGAACAGTTTGCTGGGAGTGTTGTGTAGATTTAGGCAAGATAATATAGCCATAGTGGGTGACATAGCAAAGATGTACCATACTGTAAAACTCAGCACACTAGATGAACATACACATAGATTTGTATGGAGGGACTTGGATGATAGTAGGCCACCTGATCAGTATGTTCTTACCACAGTAACATTTGGAGATAGGCCCAGTGGTACTATAGCTATGGTAGCTTTGAGTCATACAGTAGAACAATTCA AAATATCAACACGCAGAAAGATATTGAGTCAAATTGCATCGTTGTATGATCCATTAGGGTTGGTTATACCAGTATTACTCAAAGCTAAGATCTTGATGAGATCCATGATTTCCAAAAGAAACTCGAATGGTGGTGGAATCAAGTGGGATGATCCACTTGATAATTCCATGATGAACGAATGGAAAGCGTTTTTCAAAGAATTGTATGGACTTGAGTCATTAACTTTTAGAAGACCCTTAAAGCCATCTAATGCTTTTGGTAAGCCGAACCTAGTAATATTTTCTGATGGTAGCACGCAAGCATATGGGGCTTGTGCATATGTGAGGTGGCAAATCAGTGATAATAAGTTTGAATCAACTCTGATAATGGTGAAATTATGTGGTGCTCTCATAGCTGCTAGGATGAGAGAACTCATAGTAAAGGAGTTCTCATGGGAGTTTGAGTCAGTCTATCACATAGTTGACTCGACAATTGTAAGATCACAAATTCAAAAGGAGTCCCATGGATTCAACACATTTGTGGCTGTACGCATTGCAGAGATACAAATAAAAACTGATTCAAGGGAATGGTGGTGGGTTGATTCGATTCAAAATGTTGCTGATATGACCTCTAAACCGTGTAGTCCAGAAAAAATTGGTGAAAATTCTGCCTGGCAAAATGGACCAAAATTCCTAACATTACCAATTTCAAAATGGCCTATCAAACAAAATTGTGAAATTGAACTAACTGATAGAGTAGGTGTTGTCATGGCTGTTGCTAAAGTAAGTCAGAACCATGTTATACACATGGTTGATGTTAATAGATTTAGTGATTATTACAAACTACTAAGAGTTACATGCagggtaatgaatgttttcaaatgcAGATCCTTTAAGGGTATGCAGAGAACCAACAGTTCAAGGAATTATTAA